TGATTCCGACCTACCTGATCTTCCGGGACCTGGGCTGGACCGGAACCCTGCTGCCCCTGATCGTGCCTTCTTTCTTCGGCAACGCCTACTACATCTTTCTGATGCGGCAATTCATCCAGACCATGCCCGATGAACTTGCCGAGGCCGCCCGAATCGATGGGTGCAGTGAGTTCGGCATTTTCTCTCGCATCATCCTGCCCCTGATCAAACCTGCCATGGCCGTGGTGTTTTTGCAGCAATTCCTGCTGGCCTTCAAGGACTTCATGGGACCGCTGATCTACCTGAACGACCCCTCACAGTACACGCTGTCTCTGGGGTTGCAGCAGTTTCAGGGAGCCAACGGACAGGAATGGGGACCGCTGATGGCCTGCGCCACGATCTTCACTTTGCCCCTGTTCGTGTTGTTCTTCTTCACCCAGCGTTACTTCGTGGAAGGTGTGACCTTCACGGGCATCAAAGGCTGAGCAGAAGAAGGCAGAAGGCAGAGAGCAAAAAGATCTTCCCGCTGTGAACTGTCAACTGTCTTCCCCTCGAATGAGGAACCCATCCACAAAACCCCATAAGCCCCTTTTCCTCCAGCAGTCCGTTTCAGCACCTCTCCCTCTCCTTTCTCAGGGCTGATGCTGGCTGCTGGTTTTCATGGCCCGAAACCCTCCATCTTCTCGTTCAAAAGGAGTCCATCATGAACAAACTGCACCTGACCACCGCCCTGCTGCTCCTCACCGTTTCCTGCGCCCCCACCGTCAGCCAGAGCCCTGCCACTGCGCCCATCACCAAAGAGAGTGCGGCTCCGGTGAACACCCTGCAGGCTGCCAGTCCGGCCAGCTGGAAACCCGGACTTTCCGGTTTCGGGTACAACAGCACCAGTGGGGTTTCTGCGGTTTCTGCCAGTGCCCCTGAAGCCGCCAGTGCCCTCAGCAGCTACCCTGGTGCCAGCAAACCCGAGAGCCTGATCCGCATTGATTTTGACAACACCAAATCCGATCCCGACCAGGACCTCAAGAAAGCCTATGCCCTGGTGGACTTTGGCAAATCCCTGAATTTCACTGGGGTGAAAACCGTGACCTTCGAGGTGTTCAACCCCACCAGCATTGCCCTGGACGCAGCATTGACCGTCAGCACCACCGCCACCAAGGAATGGCAGGAATCCAAGCTGATCAGCTTCCAGCCCGGCTGGTCCCGCATCAACTTCAACCTGACCGAACAGACCTTCAAAGCAGAGCGTTCAGGCTGGGCCAACACCGTTGCAGTGCGGGATTTGCAGGATGTGCGGGGGCTGGCCCTGATGGTCTACCCGCACCAGGGCATCAAGAATTACGTGCTGGTGTCTGCCCCCTCCACCGACACCACCGTGACGGAATAACCCTTCCAGGCATCGTCTTGCCCTTCTCATCCCTTCAAGGAGCCTGTCATGAAAATCCAAATGCTGATTTCTGTTTCTGCCCTTCTCCTGCTCGCCAGCTGCTCCCAGACTCCAGGCGTGCCTTTCAATCCTCTGGGGGTGTCCCAGTGGCGTGCGGGTGAACCCCAGTGGTT
This is a stretch of genomic DNA from Deinococcus roseus. It encodes these proteins:
- a CDS encoding carbohydrate ABC transporter permease — its product is MTELKETAGQSSISVNKSRVTGTVIAFIVASLITLSFAVPLYWMIVTALKGDSEVFLNPPTLYPHTLVWENFNKALNNIPFFDYLKNTLYYAVFSSIGSAFSSALVAYGFSKIRWVGREWVFNVVLATMLLPGVVTLIPTYLIFRDLGWTGTLLPLIVPSFFGNAYYIFLMRQFIQTMPDELAEAARIDGCSEFGIFSRIILPLIKPAMAVVFLQQFLLAFKDFMGPLIYLNDPSQYTLSLGLQQFQGANGQEWGPLMACATIFTLPLFVLFFFTQRYFVEGVTFTGIKG